In Streptomyces sclerotialus, one genomic interval encodes:
- a CDS encoding alpha/beta fold hydrolase gives MGTFTTADGTEIFYKDWGSGQPVVFSHGWPLNADVWDSQLCLVAEHGYRGIAHDRRGHGRSGQPWQGNDMDTYADDLARLIEILNLRDVVLVGHSTGGGEVVRYIGRHGTARVAKVVLLGAVPPLMLRTEANPEGAPAEVFDAIREGVRRDRSQYYQELSASFYGANRPGAAVPQGTRDAFWLMCMTVGLKAAYDCVEQFSATDFTEDLRRIDVPTLIAHGDDDQIVPIGAAAQKAAPMVKDAVLKVYPGAPHGLTGDYEEAFDRDLLAFLRD, from the coding sequence ATGGGGACGTTCACGACGGCGGACGGCACCGAGATCTTCTACAAGGACTGGGGCAGCGGACAGCCCGTCGTCTTCAGTCACGGCTGGCCGCTCAACGCGGACGTCTGGGACAGTCAGTTGTGCCTGGTGGCCGAGCACGGCTACCGCGGCATCGCGCACGACCGCCGCGGGCACGGCCGCTCCGGACAGCCCTGGCAGGGCAACGACATGGACACCTACGCGGACGACCTCGCCCGGCTGATCGAGATCCTCAACCTGCGCGACGTGGTACTGGTCGGGCACTCGACGGGCGGCGGGGAGGTCGTGCGCTACATCGGGCGGCACGGTACGGCGCGGGTCGCCAAGGTCGTGCTGCTCGGCGCCGTGCCGCCGCTGATGCTGCGGACGGAGGCCAACCCGGAGGGCGCGCCGGCCGAGGTGTTCGACGCCATCCGCGAGGGGGTGCGGCGCGACCGGTCGCAGTACTACCAGGAGCTGAGCGCGTCCTTCTACGGCGCGAACCGGCCGGGCGCGGCCGTCCCGCAGGGCACGCGGGACGCGTTCTGGCTGATGTGCATGACGGTCGGGCTCAAGGCCGCGTACGACTGCGTCGAGCAGTTCTCCGCGACGGACTTCACCGAGGACCTGCGCCGCATCGACGTGCCCACGCTCATCGCCCACGGCGACGACGACCAGATCGTGCCCATCGGGGCCGCCGCACAGAAGGCGGCCCCGATGGTGAAGGACGCGGTGCTGAAGGTCTATCCGGGGGCACCGCACGGCCTGACCGGAGATTACGAGGAGGCCTTCGACAGGGACCTGCTCGCCTTCCTCAGGGACTAG
- a CDS encoding alpha/beta fold hydrolase translates to MTRAPVWQLSRTFRSSAGAVRWERLGPEDAEPVVLLHGTPFSSYVWQEIAPALARRYQVFVWDMPGYGASEKHHGQDVSLAAQGEVFTELLAHWQLSRPSVVAHDFGGAVSLRAHLLHGVPYRRLALVDPVALAPWGSPFFRLVGEHGPVFAQLPPALHLGLVREYVRSASHRGLREDAAEELVRPWSGETGQAAFYRQIAQADQRYTDEIQHKYAGIGIPVTVCWGAEDTWIPVAKAHELAAAIPGARLELIPGAGHLVPLDAPVPLLSVLLDFLTAPA, encoded by the coding sequence ATGACCCGCGCCCCCGTATGGCAGTTGAGCAGGACCTTCCGGAGCTCCGCCGGCGCGGTGCGCTGGGAACGGCTCGGCCCGGAGGACGCCGAACCGGTGGTGCTCCTGCACGGCACGCCCTTCTCGTCGTACGTCTGGCAGGAGATCGCCCCCGCGCTGGCCCGGCGGTACCAGGTGTTCGTCTGGGACATGCCCGGCTACGGCGCGTCCGAGAAGCACCACGGGCAGGACGTCTCCCTCGCGGCCCAGGGCGAGGTCTTCACCGAACTCCTGGCGCACTGGCAGCTGTCCCGCCCCTCCGTCGTCGCGCACGACTTCGGCGGGGCCGTGTCCCTGCGGGCCCATCTGCTGCACGGGGTCCCGTACCGCCGGCTGGCCCTGGTCGACCCGGTGGCACTCGCGCCCTGGGGATCGCCGTTCTTCCGGCTGGTCGGCGAACACGGCCCGGTCTTCGCGCAGTTGCCGCCCGCGCTGCACCTCGGGCTGGTCCGGGAGTACGTCCGCTCGGCGAGCCACCGCGGGCTGCGCGAGGACGCCGCCGAGGAACTGGTGCGGCCCTGGTCCGGCGAGACGGGCCAGGCGGCCTTCTACCGGCAGATCGCCCAGGCCGACCAGCGCTACACCGACGAGATCCAGCACAAGTACGCCGGCATCGGCATCCCCGTCACCGTCTGCTGGGGCGCGGAGGACACCTGGATCCCGGTCGCCAAAGCCCACGAACTGGCGGCGGCCATTCCGGGTGCGCGGCTCGAACTGATCCCGGGCGCCGGGCACTTGGTGCCCCTCGACGCGCCCGTGCCGCT